From one Halarsenatibacter silvermanii genomic stretch:
- a CDS encoding ArsR/SmtB family transcription factor — MRTIGDKKLYEARSEVAKALSHPTRLKIVDLLAEEKKLCVQDFTDRLETSQSTTSKHLKILLQAGVVGREKSGLKNYYSLEVPCIAGFFDCLDQILRGKYLDKQDELNLG, encoded by the coding sequence GTGAGAACAATCGGAGATAAAAAACTTTATGAAGCCAGATCGGAGGTAGCCAAAGCTCTCTCTCATCCCACCAGGTTGAAAATCGTGGATCTGCTGGCGGAGGAAAAAAAGCTCTGCGTTCAGGATTTTACCGACCGTCTGGAAACAAGTCAGTCGACCACTTCCAAACATCTTAAAATTTTGCTGCAGGCCGGCGTGGTCGGGCGGGAAAAAAGCGGATTGAAAAACTACTATTCGCTGGAAGTTCCCTGCATAGCTGGATTTTTCGACTGTCTTGACCAGATATTGCGGGGAAAATATCTCGATAAGCAGGATGAGCTCAATCTGGGCTGA
- a CDS encoding thioredoxin family protein, which yields MKVEVLGPGCQNCKTLAERVKRVAEDQGLEKFPLKIK from the coding sequence ATGAAAGTGGAAGTTTTAGGACCCGGCTGCCAGAACTGCAAAACTCTGGCTGAAAGAGTAAAAAGAGTGGCTGAAGATCAGGGGCTGGAGAAGTTCCCTCTGAAGATAAAATAA